A single region of the Streptomyces virginiae genome encodes:
- a CDS encoding ATP-binding protein, whose product MQVLQVQLEVGADPAEVGRARRWARSRLAGSGIGDDEPLAETLILLISELVTNAVVHTGCPAVLRMLFGGPGVRVEVADMSDRAPNRRQACGEDTGGRGLELVDGLADRWGWQREGAGKRIWCEIDRAQKSTSDCASERPSERTSDGPSEFHTPPREPRVYL is encoded by the coding sequence GTGCAGGTGCTTCAGGTTCAGCTGGAGGTCGGAGCGGATCCCGCCGAGGTCGGCCGGGCCCGCCGGTGGGCACGTTCCCGGTTGGCCGGGTCGGGCATAGGGGACGACGAGCCGCTCGCCGAGACGCTGATCCTGCTGATCTCCGAGCTGGTCACGAACGCGGTCGTGCACACGGGCTGTCCGGCCGTGCTGCGGATGCTGTTCGGGGGGCCGGGGGTGCGGGTCGAGGTGGCCGACATGAGCGACCGGGCGCCGAACCGCCGGCAGGCGTGCGGGGAGGACACGGGCGGGCGCGGTCTGGAGCTGGTCGACGGGCTGGCGGACCGCTGGGGTTGGCAGCGCGAGGGCGCGGGCAAGCGGATCTGGTGCGAGATCGACCGCGCGCAGAAATCGACCTCGGACTGCGCCTCCGAACGGCCCTCCGAGCGGACTTCCGACGGCCCGTCGGAATTTCATACCCCGCCCCGGGAACCGCGCGTGTACCTCTAA
- a CDS encoding VOC family protein: MLGTDFTTGSPNWLDLGSPDTEAAAEFYSAVLGWEFVSAGPEAGGYGFFQVDGKTVAALGPLTEDGATSAWMQHFMSPDVQATAAAVTAGGGTVRTEPMDVMGEGWLAQFTDPQGAEFACWQPGRTAGLQLTSADNTLVWTELHVADPVAAIAFYAGLFGWRSAEMPAPGMTYRVVSTADGDQQDASFGGVAPFMGVGEAEEARWVPYFASADVDATVAAAKANGGSVLMPATDLPEVGRIAWLADPAGAVFALLKPDPRM; encoded by the coding sequence ATGCTCGGCACCGACTTCACCACCGGATCACCCAACTGGCTCGACCTCGGCAGCCCCGACACCGAGGCGGCCGCCGAGTTCTACAGCGCCGTCCTCGGCTGGGAGTTCGTCTCCGCCGGGCCCGAGGCGGGCGGGTACGGGTTCTTCCAGGTGGACGGCAAGACCGTCGCCGCGCTCGGACCGCTCACCGAGGACGGGGCCACGTCCGCCTGGATGCAGCACTTCATGAGCCCCGACGTCCAGGCCACGGCGGCGGCCGTCACCGCCGGGGGCGGCACGGTCCGGACGGAGCCCATGGACGTCATGGGAGAGGGTTGGCTCGCCCAGTTCACCGACCCGCAGGGCGCCGAGTTCGCCTGCTGGCAGCCGGGTAGGACCGCCGGACTCCAGCTGACCTCCGCCGACAACACGCTGGTGTGGACCGAGCTCCACGTCGCCGACCCCGTCGCCGCCATCGCCTTCTACGCCGGGCTGTTCGGCTGGCGCAGCGCCGAGATGCCCGCGCCCGGAATGACGTACCGGGTGGTGAGCACCGCCGACGGGGACCAGCAGGACGCCTCCTTCGGCGGGGTCGCCCCCTTCATGGGCGTCGGCGAGGCCGAGGAGGCGCGCTGGGTCCCCTACTTCGCCTCGGCGGACGTCGACGCCACCGTCGCGGCGGCCAAGGCGAACGGCGGCTCGGTCCTCATGCCGGCCACCGACCTCCCCGAGGTCGGCCGCATCGCGTGGCTGGCCGACCCGGCCGGCGCGGTGTTCGCGCTGCTCAAGCCCGACCCGCGGATGTAG
- a CDS encoding acyl-CoA dehydrogenase has protein sequence MDLTYTEEEQDFRARLRAWLAKVLPELPAAPSPDDWPGRRAYDLGWQRRLYEAGYAGLHWPVDAGGRGATPTQHLIFLEETERAGAPYVGANFVGLLHAGPTIAAEGTAAQRARWLPPVLRGDEVWCQGFSEPDAGSDLASLRTRAVRDGDDYVITGSKIWTSHAEVADWCELLVRTDPAAPKHRGISWLAMPMDAPGVTVRPLRTLAGSTEFAEMFLDEVRVPVTDRVGAENDGWRVTMVTLSFERGTAFVGEVVACRRTLGELARRAKADGRWDDPVLRRRLGRLYGEFGALWRLTQWNVSEAERSAGGVPGIGGSVFKLAYSHARQELYDTAAEVLGAESLDLEQGWVLDRLSSLSYTIAAGTSQIQRNIVAERILGLPKGR, from the coding sequence ATGGACCTGACCTACACCGAGGAGGAGCAGGACTTCCGGGCCCGGCTGCGCGCGTGGCTCGCCAAGGTGCTCCCCGAACTGCCCGCCGCACCGTCCCCCGACGACTGGCCGGGCCGGCGCGCCTACGACCTCGGCTGGCAGCGCAGGCTGTACGAGGCCGGGTACGCGGGCCTGCACTGGCCGGTGGACGCGGGCGGCCGCGGGGCCACCCCGACCCAGCACCTGATCTTCCTGGAGGAGACCGAGCGTGCCGGAGCCCCGTACGTCGGCGCGAACTTCGTCGGGCTGCTGCACGCCGGACCGACGATCGCCGCCGAGGGCACGGCGGCGCAGCGGGCGCGCTGGCTGCCGCCCGTCCTGCGCGGCGACGAGGTGTGGTGCCAGGGGTTCAGCGAGCCGGACGCGGGCTCCGACCTGGCCTCCCTGCGGACGCGGGCCGTGCGCGACGGCGACGACTACGTCATCACCGGGTCGAAGATCTGGACCTCGCACGCGGAGGTCGCCGACTGGTGCGAGCTGTTGGTGCGCACCGATCCCGCGGCGCCCAAGCACCGGGGGATCTCCTGGCTGGCCATGCCGATGGACGCGCCGGGTGTGACGGTGCGGCCGCTGCGCACGCTCGCCGGGTCGACGGAGTTCGCGGAGATGTTCCTCGACGAGGTACGGGTCCCGGTGACCGACAGGGTCGGCGCGGAGAACGACGGCTGGCGCGTCACCATGGTCACGCTGTCCTTCGAGCGCGGTACCGCCTTCGTCGGCGAGGTCGTCGCCTGTCGCCGGACCCTGGGGGAACTGGCCCGGAGGGCGAAGGCCGACGGGCGGTGGGACGACCCGGTGCTGCGGCGCCGGCTGGGGCGGCTGTACGGGGAGTTCGGCGCGCTGTGGCGGCTCACCCAGTGGAACGTGAGCGAGGCCGAGCGGTCGGCGGGCGGGGTCCCCGGCATCGGCGGTTCCGTCTTCAAGCTCGCCTACTCGCACGCCCGCCAGGAGCTGTACGACACGGCGGCCGAGGTGCTCGGGGCCGAGTCCCTGGATCTGGAGCAGGGGTGGGTGCTGGACCGGCTCTCGTCCCTCTCGTACACGATCGCGGCGGGCACCTCGCAGATCCAGCGGAACATCGTCGCCGAGCGGATCCTCGGCCTCCCGAAGGGCCGGTGA
- a CDS encoding D-alanyl-D-alanine carboxypeptidase family protein → MRRTRGAIAVTVATGALLVAASPTSSAAPVAAPPVTAAGSILIDGTSGATLASKDADTQRQMASTTKIMTAQVVMRTPDLNYDQKVTIKQEYADYVVREGASSAHLKVGSTPTVRQLLYGLMLPSGCDAAYALADTFGKGATTQARTADFIAQMNAKAKALGMTKTVYDSFDGISPTGNNLTTARDLAKLTKYAMSGVAFPKIVAATTYSTGGTSTDATWGNSNLLIRERPTGYAYPGATGVKTGTGTAAGKCLVYSATRNGKTVIGVLLNDEERYADAMKLMDWALGSTAGSGAALQRGNTDPIPDVLD, encoded by the coding sequence ATGCGCCGCACGCGCGGCGCGATCGCGGTCACGGTCGCCACGGGGGCGCTCCTGGTGGCCGCTTCGCCGACCTCGTCGGCGGCCCCGGTCGCCGCACCTCCCGTCACGGCCGCCGGCTCGATCCTGATCGACGGCACCAGCGGGGCGACGCTCGCCAGCAAGGACGCCGACACCCAGCGTCAGATGGCGAGCACCACGAAGATCATGACCGCTCAGGTCGTGATGCGTACGCCCGACCTGAACTACGACCAGAAGGTCACCATCAAGCAGGAGTACGCGGACTACGTCGTCCGCGAGGGCGCCAGCTCGGCCCACCTGAAGGTGGGCTCCACCCCGACGGTCCGCCAGCTGCTGTACGGGCTGATGCTCCCGTCGGGCTGCGACGCGGCCTACGCGCTCGCCGACACCTTCGGCAAGGGTGCGACCACCCAGGCCCGCACGGCGGACTTCATCGCGCAGATGAACGCCAAGGCGAAGGCGCTGGGCATGACCAAGACGGTCTACGACTCCTTCGACGGCATCTCGCCGACCGGCAACAACCTCACCACCGCCCGCGACCTGGCGAAGCTCACCAAGTACGCGATGTCGGGCGTCGCCTTCCCGAAGATCGTGGCGGCGACGACCTACAGCACGGGCGGCACCTCGACCGACGCCACGTGGGGCAACAGCAACCTGCTGATCCGCGAGCGTCCCACCGGCTACGCGTACCCGGGTGCGACCGGTGTCAAGACCGGCACCGGCACCGCCGCGGGCAAGTGCCTCGTCTACTCCGCGACCCGTAACGGCAAGACCGTCATCGGTGTCCTGCTGAACGACGAGGAGCGCTACGCGGACGCGATGAAGCTCATGGACTGGGCGCTCGGTTCGACCGCCGGCTCCGGTGCGGCGCTGCAGCGCGGCAACACCGACCCGATCCCGGACGTCCTCGACTGA
- a CDS encoding cyclase family protein encodes MTLPAEFHDIAKRVNNWGRWGADDEIGTLNLITDEVVRGAAAEIRTGRRIPLALPLKEDGVQVGMIPGRINPLHTMVQINQELFGPGTVACSDDAVSMGLQAGTHWDALTHVSHSGKIYNGRPAGTITAHGRAEFSGIDKAGPIVSRGVLLDVARAKGLDRLPGDHAVTPGDLTEAEEFGGVTVRPGDIVLVRTGQIQTYLAGDKHGYGFPSPGLSVRTPEWFHARDVAAVANDTLTFEIFPPEIENLWLPVHALHLVEMGMHQGQNWNLEKLSTACAEENRYTFLLSAMPEPFVGGTGTPVAPVAVL; translated from the coding sequence ATGACCCTGCCCGCCGAGTTCCACGACATCGCCAAGCGCGTCAACAACTGGGGACGCTGGGGCGCCGACGACGAGATCGGCACCCTGAACCTGATCACCGACGAGGTGGTCCGGGGCGCCGCGGCCGAGATCCGCACCGGCCGCCGGATCCCGCTCGCGCTCCCGCTCAAGGAGGACGGGGTCCAGGTCGGCATGATCCCCGGCCGGATCAACCCGCTGCACACGATGGTGCAGATCAACCAGGAGCTGTTCGGGCCCGGCACCGTGGCGTGCAGCGACGACGCCGTGAGCATGGGCCTCCAGGCGGGCACCCACTGGGACGCCCTCACCCACGTCTCGCACTCGGGGAAGATCTACAACGGCCGCCCGGCCGGCACCATCACGGCGCACGGCCGCGCCGAGTTCAGCGGCATCGACAAGGCCGGCCCCATCGTCTCGCGCGGAGTGCTCCTCGACGTCGCGCGCGCCAAGGGGCTGGACCGGCTGCCGGGCGACCACGCGGTGACCCCCGGGGACCTCACGGAGGCCGAGGAGTTCGGTGGGGTCACCGTCCGCCCCGGCGACATCGTCCTGGTCCGCACCGGCCAGATCCAGACCTATCTGGCGGGCGACAAGCACGGCTACGGCTTCCCCTCGCCCGGACTGTCCGTCCGCACCCCCGAGTGGTTCCACGCGCGGGACGTGGCGGCCGTCGCGAACGACACCCTGACCTTCGAGATCTTCCCGCCGGAGATCGAGAACCTGTGGCTCCCGGTCCACGCCCTGCACCTGGTCGAGATGGGCATGCACCAAGGTCAGAACTGGAATCTCGAAAAGTTGTCCACAGCCTGTGCAGAAGAGAACCGATACACCTTCCTCCTCTCCGCGATGCCGGAACCCTTCGTCGGGGGCACCGGCACCCCCGTGGCCCCGGTGGCCGTCCTCTGA
- a CDS encoding acyl-CoA dehydrogenase family protein produces the protein MDFSFGAEDEELRGRARAWLSEHLVGPYAQAVGLGGPGSEHEGAGIRRAWERELGRGGWIGQGWEADGWGNRRLSLTGQVVWAEEYAALRAPGRVGHIGENLLAPTLIAHGTPEQRARFLPGIARGEELWCQGYSEPGAGSDLAGIRTAAVRDAADGLYRVTGQKIWTSLAQDADWCFVLARTEPGSRRHRGLSFLLVRMDQPGRVEVRPIRQMSGTSEFNEVFFDGAVAAEVVGAEGDGWTVAMGLLALERGVSTLVQQIGFAAELERVLASYAARAAAGAEEPVLRERLVRQWAELRTMRWNALRTLASTEGDAGAPSVAKLLWGGWHRRLGELAVEVRGAAATAGAALWAPGVPYELGLDEEQRLFLFTRADTIYGGSDEIQRNIIAERVLGLPKEPR, from the coding sequence GTGGACTTCAGCTTCGGGGCCGAGGACGAGGAGCTGCGCGGGCGCGCCCGGGCGTGGCTGTCGGAGCACCTCGTGGGCCCGTACGCGCAGGCTGTCGGCCTCGGCGGGCCGGGCAGCGAGCACGAGGGGGCCGGGATCCGGCGGGCGTGGGAGCGCGAGCTCGGCCGGGGCGGCTGGATCGGGCAGGGCTGGGAGGCCGACGGGTGGGGCAACCGCCGGCTGTCCCTGACCGGCCAGGTGGTGTGGGCCGAGGAGTACGCGGCGCTGCGCGCGCCCGGCCGGGTCGGCCACATCGGCGAGAACCTCCTCGCCCCGACCCTCATCGCCCACGGCACGCCCGAGCAGCGGGCCCGCTTCCTGCCCGGCATCGCGCGTGGCGAGGAGCTGTGGTGCCAGGGCTACAGCGAGCCGGGCGCCGGGTCGGACCTCGCGGGGATCCGCACGGCCGCGGTACGGGACGCGGCCGACGGGCTGTACCGGGTGACCGGGCAGAAGATCTGGACCTCGCTCGCCCAGGACGCCGACTGGTGTTTCGTCCTGGCCCGCACCGAGCCCGGCTCGCGCCGCCACCGGGGGCTGTCGTTCCTGCTCGTCCGCATGGACCAGCCCGGCCGGGTCGAGGTCCGGCCGATCCGGCAGATGTCGGGCACGAGCGAGTTCAACGAGGTGTTCTTCGACGGGGCGGTCGCGGCGGAGGTCGTCGGCGCCGAGGGCGACGGCTGGACCGTGGCCATGGGCCTGCTCGCCCTGGAGCGAGGCGTCTCGACCCTGGTCCAGCAGATCGGCTTCGCGGCGGAACTGGAGCGCGTACTGGCCTCGTACGCGGCGCGGGCCGCCGCGGGCGCCGAGGAGCCCGTCCTGCGCGAGCGCCTCGTCCGCCAGTGGGCCGAGCTGCGCACGATGCGGTGGAACGCGCTGCGGACCCTGGCCTCCACCGAGGGGGACGCGGGCGCCCCCAGCGTCGCCAAGCTGCTGTGGGGCGGCTGGCACCGGCGGCTCGGGGAGCTGGCGGTGGAGGTCCGCGGCGCGGCGGCCACGGCCGGGGCGGCGCTCTGGGCGCCCGGGGTCCCGTACGAACTGGGGCTCGACGAGGAGCAGCGCCTGTTCCTGTTCACCCGTGCCGACACCATCTACGGCGGCTCGGACGAGATCCAGCGGAACATCATCGCCGAGCGCGTGCTCGGCCTGCCTAAGGAGCCCAGGTGA
- a CDS encoding TOPRIM nucleotidyl transferase/hydrolase domain-containing protein produces the protein MADMRAFREAVDDWASGGTGEAARELAAHLDVRTAVLLEGPSDHAAVEALAERRGRDLAAEGVCVVAMGGAMSVARYTGLLGPPGLGLRLTGLSDEREQPFYDRALERAGAPRQGFFVCVADLEDELIRALGTTRIEDVLRAEGDFRSWQTFVRQPAQRGRPRQRQLRRFLGTTKGRKIRYGRLLVEALDPEQVPAPLDDLLASL, from the coding sequence ATGGCGGACATGCGGGCATTCCGGGAAGCGGTCGACGACTGGGCGAGCGGCGGTACCGGCGAGGCCGCGCGCGAGCTGGCCGCCCACCTGGACGTGCGGACGGCGGTGCTGCTGGAAGGGCCCAGCGACCACGCGGCCGTCGAGGCGCTCGCCGAGCGGCGTGGCCGCGACCTTGCCGCCGAGGGCGTGTGCGTCGTGGCGATGGGTGGGGCGATGAGCGTGGCCCGCTACACCGGACTCCTCGGCCCGCCCGGCCTCGGCCTGCGTCTGACGGGCCTGAGCGACGAACGCGAGCAGCCGTTCTACGACCGCGCGCTGGAGCGGGCCGGGGCGCCCCGGCAGGGCTTCTTCGTCTGCGTGGCGGACCTGGAGGACGAACTGATCCGCGCCCTGGGAACCACCCGGATCGAGGATGTCCTGCGGGCCGAGGGCGACTTCCGCTCCTGGCAGACCTTCGTACGTCAGCCCGCCCAGCGCGGCCGGCCCCGGCAGCGGCAGTTGCGGCGCTTCCTCGGCACGACGAAGGGCCGCAAGATCCGCTACGGCCGCCTCCTCGTGGAGGCCCTCGACCCCGAACAGGTACCGGCCCCGCTCGACGACCTTCTCGCGAGCCTGTGA
- a CDS encoding flavin reductase family protein produces the protein MGHAGMAATVVRYLRSVGSPTSASAQREPESVDALPRPDLRAVGEDERAPVSPAEFRAVLGNFASGVTVITAPPGEDEEGPAGFACQSFASLSLDPPLVTFMVARTSTTWPRIARAGVFCVNILGAEQGELCRSFAVSGADKFAGVDHTPAPVTGSPQLDAVPAWIDCRIQAVHTGGDHLIVVGRVVAMGAAGEGEPLLFHKGRFGRLAD, from the coding sequence ATGGGACATGCAGGGATGGCGGCCACCGTCGTCCGATACCTCAGGTCAGTCGGCTCCCCCACCTCCGCCTCGGCGCAGCGGGAACCCGAGTCCGTCGACGCCCTGCCGCGTCCCGACCTGCGGGCCGTCGGCGAGGACGAGCGCGCGCCGGTGTCCCCCGCCGAGTTCCGGGCCGTGCTCGGGAACTTCGCCAGCGGGGTCACCGTCATCACCGCGCCGCCCGGCGAGGACGAGGAGGGACCGGCCGGTTTCGCCTGCCAGTCCTTCGCCTCGCTGTCCCTCGACCCGCCGCTGGTCACGTTCATGGTCGCCCGTACGTCGACCACCTGGCCGCGGATCGCCCGCGCCGGGGTGTTCTGCGTCAACATCCTCGGCGCCGAACAGGGTGAGCTGTGCCGGTCCTTCGCCGTCAGCGGCGCCGACAAGTTCGCCGGGGTGGACCACACCCCCGCCCCCGTGACGGGATCACCGCAGCTCGACGCCGTGCCCGCCTGGATCGACTGCCGGATCCAGGCCGTCCACACCGGCGGGGACCACCTCATCGTCGTGGGCCGGGTGGTGGCCATGGGCGCGGCCGGCGAGGGCGAACCGCTCCTCTTCCACAAGGGCCGCTTCGGGCGCCTCGCCGACTGA
- a CDS encoding acyl-CoA dehydrogenase family protein, with the protein MDFQPTEDQRDLRAGVRDLLAGRYGRDALRASVDSGVSVDRALWRELGEAGFFALRLPESEGGVGLGLPEAVLVFEEAGRALVPGPLVATHLAAGVVPGAAAGTAVVSAFDLGGPLVAHLGDADAVLGASGVPAGEPVRSVDPLTPLHRVAVAGDCSAHREEGALLTAALQLGSALRTVELAVRYAGEREQFGQPIGAFQAVKHLCARMLVRAEVARTAVYAAAVTGDAGEVAAAKLLADEAAVRGARDCLQVHGGMGFTWEADVHLHLKRAWVRSEQWRTAAQAEELLAQELLGSAG; encoded by the coding sequence ATGGACTTCCAGCCGACCGAGGACCAGAGGGACCTGCGGGCGGGCGTACGGGACCTGCTGGCGGGCCGGTACGGACGGGACGCGCTGCGGGCGTCGGTGGACTCGGGCGTGAGCGTGGACCGAGCCCTGTGGCGGGAGCTCGGTGAGGCGGGCTTCTTCGCGCTGCGCCTACCGGAATCCGAGGGCGGTGTGGGCCTGGGGCTGCCGGAGGCGGTGCTGGTCTTCGAGGAGGCCGGGCGGGCGCTGGTGCCGGGGCCGCTGGTGGCCACGCACCTGGCCGCCGGGGTGGTTCCGGGGGCGGCGGCGGGGACGGCGGTGGTGAGCGCCTTCGACCTGGGCGGGCCGCTGGTGGCCCACCTGGGGGACGCGGACGCGGTGCTGGGGGCGTCGGGGGTGCCGGCCGGCGAACCGGTGCGCTCGGTGGACCCGCTGACCCCGCTGCACCGGGTGGCGGTGGCGGGCGACTGTTCGGCGCACCGGGAGGAGGGGGCGCTGCTGACGGCCGCGCTGCAGCTCGGGAGCGCGCTGCGGACGGTGGAGCTGGCCGTGCGGTACGCGGGCGAGCGCGAGCAGTTCGGGCAGCCGATCGGGGCGTTCCAGGCGGTCAAGCACCTGTGCGCGCGGATGCTGGTGCGGGCGGAGGTGGCCCGTACGGCGGTCTACGCGGCGGCGGTGACGGGGGACGCGGGTGAGGTGGCCGCGGCCAAGCTCCTCGCGGACGAGGCGGCGGTGCGGGGCGCCCGGGACTGCCTTCAGGTGCACGGCGGGATGGGCTTCACCTGGGAGGCGGACGTGCACCTGCACCTGAAGCGGGCCTGGGTGCGGTCCGAGCAGTGGCGGACGGCGGCGCAGGCGGAGGAGCTGCTGGCGCAGGAGCTGCTGGGCTCGGCGGGATAG
- a CDS encoding SDR family NAD(P)-dependent oxidoreductase yields MGNFLAGKVVAVTGAGRGIGRAVALAAAAEGAKVVVNDYGVGIEGAEPTSEIAEAVVKEITALGGEAVAVADDISTMAGGQRLVDTALARYGRIDGVVCVAGILRERMLFNMAEEEWDPVIATHLKGTFTVFRAASAVMRRQGSGTLIGFTSGNHQGSVAQANYSAAKGGIISLVRSAALGLAKYGVTANAVAPVARTRMSANVPMELKEIGEPEDVAALVTYLLSDRAKAEDITGQVYTIAGPKIAVWAQPRELRAGYADGSWTPEKIADFLPGTVGTDPMPMLAQLEAMAKAAAAKDRPNA; encoded by the coding sequence GTGGGGAACTTCTTGGCAGGCAAGGTCGTCGCCGTCACCGGCGCCGGCCGGGGCATCGGACGGGCCGTGGCACTCGCCGCGGCCGCCGAGGGCGCCAAGGTCGTCGTCAACGACTACGGGGTCGGGATCGAGGGCGCGGAGCCCACCAGCGAGATCGCCGAGGCCGTGGTGAAGGAGATCACCGCCCTCGGCGGGGAGGCCGTCGCCGTCGCCGACGACATCTCCACCATGGCGGGTGGCCAGCGCCTCGTCGACACCGCGCTCGCGCGCTACGGCCGCATCGACGGCGTCGTGTGCGTGGCCGGCATCCTGCGCGAACGGATGCTGTTCAACATGGCCGAGGAGGAGTGGGACCCGGTCATCGCCACCCACCTCAAGGGCACCTTCACGGTCTTCCGCGCCGCCTCCGCCGTCATGCGCAGGCAGGGCTCGGGCACCCTGATCGGCTTCACCAGCGGCAACCACCAGGGCTCCGTGGCCCAGGCCAACTACAGCGCCGCCAAGGGCGGGATCATCTCCCTCGTCCGCTCCGCCGCGCTGGGCCTGGCCAAGTACGGAGTCACGGCCAACGCCGTCGCACCCGTCGCCCGCACCCGCATGTCCGCGAACGTCCCCATGGAGCTCAAGGAGATCGGCGAGCCCGAGGACGTGGCGGCGCTGGTCACCTACCTGCTCAGCGACCGGGCCAAGGCCGAGGACATCACCGGGCAGGTCTACACGATCGCCGGCCCGAAGATCGCCGTCTGGGCGCAGCCGCGCGAGCTGCGCGCCGGATACGCCGACGGCTCCTGGACGCCGGAGAAGATCGCCGACTTCCTGCCCGGCACGGTCGGCACCGACCCGATGCCGATGCTCGCGCAACTGGAGGCCATGGCCAAGGCGGCGGCCGCCAAGGACCGCCCCAACGCGTAG
- a CDS encoding Zn-dependent alcohol dehydrogenase: MRGVVFDGKQAQVVDDLEIRDPGPGEVLVAIGAAGLCHSDLSVIDGTIPFPPPVVLGHEGAGIVEAVGAGVTHVVPGDHVALSTLANCGACADCDRGRPTMCRKAIGMPGQPFSRGGKPLFQFASNSAFAERTIVKAVQAVKIPADIPVTSAALIGCGVLTGVGAVLNRARVDRGESVLVIGTGGIGLNVLQGARIAGATTIVAVDANPAKEAVARQFGATHFIDASAVADSSAAVREILPTGADHAFECVGNVKLIRQAIDLLDRHGQAILLGVPGFKEEASFLVSSMYLDKTIMGCRYGSSRPQRDIALYAELYRQGRLLLDELVTEVYPVEDFAKAVDDAHHGRVARGVLTF, translated from the coding sequence GTGAGAGGCGTCGTGTTCGACGGCAAGCAGGCCCAGGTGGTCGACGACCTGGAGATCCGGGACCCGGGGCCGGGGGAGGTGCTGGTCGCGATCGGCGCGGCCGGGCTGTGCCACAGCGACCTGTCGGTGATCGACGGGACGATCCCCTTCCCGCCGCCGGTGGTGCTCGGGCACGAGGGCGCCGGGATCGTGGAAGCGGTGGGCGCGGGCGTCACCCACGTGGTGCCCGGCGATCACGTGGCACTGTCCACCCTCGCGAACTGCGGGGCGTGCGCGGACTGCGACCGGGGCCGGCCGACGATGTGCCGCAAGGCGATCGGGATGCCGGGACAGCCGTTCTCGCGGGGCGGGAAGCCGCTGTTCCAGTTCGCCTCCAACTCCGCCTTCGCGGAACGCACGATCGTCAAGGCCGTGCAGGCCGTGAAGATCCCGGCCGACATCCCGGTGACCTCGGCGGCGCTCATCGGCTGCGGGGTCCTCACGGGTGTGGGGGCGGTACTGAACCGGGCGCGGGTGGACCGCGGCGAGAGCGTGCTCGTCATCGGGACCGGCGGTATCGGGCTGAACGTGCTGCAGGGGGCCCGGATCGCGGGTGCCACCACGATCGTGGCGGTGGACGCGAACCCGGCGAAGGAGGCGGTGGCCCGGCAGTTCGGCGCCACCCACTTCATCGACGCGTCCGCCGTGGCCGACTCGTCGGCGGCGGTCCGCGAGATCCTGCCGACGGGCGCCGACCACGCCTTCGAGTGCGTGGGAAACGTGAAGTTGATCCGCCAGGCGATCGACCTCCTCGACCGGCACGGGCAGGCGATCCTGCTCGGCGTGCCGGGCTTCAAGGAGGAGGCCTCGTTCCTGGTGTCGTCCATGTACCTGGACAAGACGATCATGGGCTGTCGGTACGGGTCCTCGCGCCCGCAACGCGACATCGCGCTCTACGCCGAGCTCTACCGGCAGGGCCGACTGCTGCTGGACGAGCTGGTGACGGAGGTCTACCCGGTCGAGGACTTCGCCAAGGCCGTGGACGACGCCCACCACGGGCGGGTGGCGCGCGGGGTGCTCACCTTCTGA